TCTTTAGGAATTCCAGCACCATGTTTTAAAGCTTTATATGCTGTAGGAGCTCCAGCCCATGGCGTTCCCATAGTTATGACTTTTGAGATTTTTTGATTGAGCCCCTCACTAGCAAATTCATTTAAACACGCTTTTGCAATTAATCCCCCCATACTATGAGCAACAATTATCACTTCATCTACATCAGTTTTTATTAACTTTTTTAATCTTTCAAGGTGATATTGATTTCCTAATCTCCAATCATAAAAAAACTCGTCTACATGTTTAGCATAATCTTGTAGAACCGATTTTAATCTTCCATAGAACGGTCCTAAAATCCCGGTAGAAGCGTCAAAATGGTTCTTTTTCTGCTTTAACTTTAGCTTTTCATGCAAGTTAAATTCCCTACTAAATGTACTTTTAATATGTGGAATCCAAATAGTTAACTGCTGTTCCTTCAATTTACTTCCCATTATTCCAGGTATAATTATTATTTGCTTATTTGGTTTAACATGTTCATTTTCTTGGGGCATCTTTCTTCTCCTTTATTCCTCTTTTAATCTATTTTACCAAAAAATAGATTAATATTCTCCTTAATTTCACCATCTATAATTAAAACATGAAAATATTATAATATAAACGGAGTAAAGAAATACAATTTAATCGAGAACCCTATAGATAGATAAATCACCTATTTAACTAGATAGTTTATTCATCTTAAGGGTGATATTTATTCCTCAATATCCATACTTAAAAACACACAAACATTCCTAAGTTTTTCAATAAGTACTAACTTACATATCTTATCAGCACACTCATATACGACCTTGATACACTTAAATTCTCTCTAACCTTAGAAGTAATAAAAACTTCACCTCTATTGAATTTAATCTTTTAAAACATTTGTATTAATTTTCTCTCTCGAACACCCCTTCAGCTGTTCAATTGCTATCTTTCGTGCATGCTCTTCATTATCTATCAAAGAAAACCCTTGATTGATAGAACTCCAAAACTCATATCCACAATCCTCCATCCACCTATAAACTTCTGTTGTATATAAACCATCTTTTCGTTTTATTATTTCAACTTTATATTGCTCACTTGGAGAATATAGTTCTCTCACCACTTGTCCCATGATTTCATTCTCTCCTTAAAAATATTCCTGCATTCAATTTACAAAAAGAAGCCACCTAAACTGGTAGCTCATTAATTGAATTGATTATTTTTTGTTCTCATCAATATATCAATTGTCTCTTGAATAATTCTTATTTTAGTTCTATCAGTAAAACTAATAAGAAATAAAATCATAATAAGAATTAATATCTACGATGAACAATCCTGATATCAATTAAGTTACCTAATTCATTGCCTAAACAGCTTATTAATGTATATTGTATAATTGGTGATATTGCTGAAATTGTTGCTGCTGGACTTAAATACCATGTAACAACTATAGATGCTGCCGCTGCACTTATGGCTTGTTGTACACACCTCTCCAAATTACGTTCTATTTGGTATTGTACATTTGCGGGGTATTTTACAACCAACACTAGTTTATGATGATAAGCGGCAACTATTTGAAATTCTTTCATTACGTCTGGTGGAGGAGGAGAGATTGGACAACCAAAATCATTATAATATTTTGGTAAATTCAAGTCTTTTGCTAATACATCTCGGACCTCAGCGTTTCCTGTTTTAAAGAGAACAACCCCATACACTAACACCCCATCTTCTCTTCTTCTTTGATGGAAGTTAGGAAAAGCAGCTGCATAACTACTTACCGCTCGGAATAGCCCACCAACATCACCAGGATTCCCTAATTCATCTGCTGTAATATCTACAGTTTCTGCTGTTCCAGGCTTAAATAATATAATTCCATAAACATTTGGGCCTATATGAAAAGTTGGTATTCCAGCCGCATATCCTTGTTTAGTAGCATAACTACTGGCTGCCCTCATCATAGCTCCAACATCTCTCCGATCGATATCACCAAATTCTGATTTAAGTACATCTTTATAATCAACCGCTTCTCTTTTAAATATAATAGTTCCATAGACTAGCTCTCCATCTCCCCTTTTAGCTTGGTGGAAATTCGGAACTCCTCCTGCGAACCCTTGATTTCCCATAGTATGACCCACATAGTCCATACTAGCATTAATTCGGGATGCTTCTTCACAACTAATTTGTCGAAAACCTTTATCTACTATTTCATAAGAAGGGTAGAAAGAGTTAAAGGAATTCGGATAATATCCATCATTATAAAAATTGGGGTAATAACAATTTATACGAGCATCAATACATATAGGATTATATGCATAAAATGGATAATATGAAGGATAATTGTAATAATTCAATTCTCTACATCCTTTCGGCTCAAACAAGAGCTCAATAATTTTTTATAAACTATTCATAAAATCTTTCCATCTATATCTATGCTATATGCTTTTCCAAGGGTCTTATTTTTCACAGAAAAAATAAAACCCACTAAAGTACCGTTCCCTCTCTTTCTTGCATATTGATTCAATAAAATATTTAAAATAAAAAAACCACCTGTTTACACAGATGATTCATTTATCATATACTTTTTATTTTCTCTCATTTACGTAATTATCATCAATTGTAAATAACTGAGTTGTTCTTTCAAATGAACGTTTACACAAAGCCTCTTCCATATCAACTCTAGTTAATATTTCTATCTCATTAAGCTTATCTTCAATATAATCTAAACACTCTTCTATGTTATTTATTTTTTCTGGAAGTTTCTCTCTTCTACTTTCCTCTCTAGTAAATTTAATAGTTAGTAATACTCCTACAAATGTGATCAACCCCGATACAATTGAACCAATATAACTCCCAAAAAACCAATCCAGCTATTGGTATCACCATATACTTTAGCGATATTAAAACTCATTAATTGATTGACTACTATTGGAATTAAAAATAATAAAATAATATATTTTTGTATTTTTCGGAACTAATTACAACTCCTTCCAATTGCCATATCTAAATACAGCCTCACAATTATCACATATTGTTTATTCTTTTTCTACAGCTATTCCAAAAACATAAGCAAAATTATAAAACGCTTTATTTCTAATTCTATAATAACTTCCTTCTGATATATTAAGTTCTCTTATAACACGAAACCTGTTTACCTTTTCTCTTAACATATACTCTTGTATAATCTTCTTATCTTCTTTATTGACTAACTTTTGTAACGCAACATTCATATCGTTAATATAATCAATTCGATCCTTAGTTTTGTTCTTATTTTTTATAAAACTCCTATATATTGCAAATGCAATCAGGACTTTCTTTTTAGTAGCATTTTCATTCAATTGTGGTATTTTTATTTCTCTCATAATTTTTCACTTCCTTAGTTTAAATTCAAACTTACTTCACCATTTTCAAAAATGTATCCAACGGCATAACTACCAACCATGGTTTTCTATCAGCCTTAATCGCTAATGCATCTGGCTGTTCACGTTCATCCTCCAACCAGTTATATAACGTCTTGAATCCTTCTTTCCTCGCCTTTACTTCCCACTCAAGACCTAAACCCTTCACATCATTTGAATACCCGTCCATCGCACCAGAGAGCGGTACACGAGCACCGCCTATTAAACTAGCAAATTCTCTTTCACGTCTCATTCCTTTATTTCTTTGACTTTTTCCCATTTATAAATCTCCATTTCTTTAATAGGATTATTTTATTAAGTTTCTATAAAATGGTAATTAATATATAATTAAATTATTAAAATATTAGGTGGTGATACAAATGACTGATACAATCCGAATTATTCTGTTCACTCTTGTAGGAATAAGTGCAGTATTTTCTGTAATTAAAGAGTTTCAAAAACCAGAAAAAAATAAATTTTGGATTACATTTGAATCTTTAATTCTGATTGGAGCAGCCTGGATGTTAATAGGGCTTATCATGTAACCTACATAATTAGTAAATCCACCCTGAATAAAACTCAATATTCCGTCAATACTATAGATACAGCAGTCTCCAATTCCCCTGGAGATGAGCAGTTAGCTTTTGCTAGCTGCTCTTTTATTTGTAATCTTTCTAGACTTCTGTTACTTTCCACTTCCAAAAAAACTCGTCTACCCACTTTTCAACTTTTACAACTTCTTGCCTTAATTGCTCTGCCAACTCCGCAATTTCAGCTTGAGCACCTTTCCCTTTTCGACGCTTATTATAGAAATCTAAAAGCCCACGTAAATTGACTGTTAAGACTAGGTTAGTTGCGGCTGCGTTTGGAAGTACGCTACGAGCATCCTCAGCAGGAATTCCTAATGTTCTAAGTAGATCATAACCACTTTGGAGTTTGTACATCATTTCGTTGTAAGCATTAACTACTTGTTCTCCTTTAGCCTTAACTGTTTCAGGCACTACATAATCAAAACCGCCTATCTTATCATTACTTCCCATGCGTACATATCTTTGGGATTGGACTGAGTAACTGAATCCTACACGGTGACGTGTTAACTGAGCGAGTAATGCTCTGCTAACTCCTTCTACTGCAAAGGTATATGTTAGATGCTCCAGAGTTGAGGCATGCCCCGAACCTACAATATGTCTAATAAGTCGATCTACTTCTTTTCCACCCTTTCCATCAGTTGCTTTGCCCTTGAAGTACTTCTCTCCCTCTAAAGACACAATCCTACTAGGCTTATTTGGCGAGTAACACGTACGGATTGCCGATAAAGCTACTACTTGCCCATGGGTAGGGTCAAAGCCTTCATCTCCAATACCAAATACAACAGATAAATAATTAACAAATTCCTCAGATAATTGCGTATGTGCTAGTAGCTTTACATCCATATTTAAATTCTCCATTTCTTAATGAATTTGTAACCTTGTTAGACAAGTTTTTATATACTGTAATTAGTCCTTTCTTATAAATTAAGCTCGTCACTTGAATTATAAAAATGGATTTACATCCTATAACCTTTTCAGGAATCATCCATATTTTATTTCTGAAAAAGTGCTTTTGTTTTACTGAAAGGTGGTTGCGGAAACAACCGCCTTTTTATTTATGACACAATGAAATTTTTATAATAAACCTTCAATCTTTGCTATCGCTTCAAATATCGGATAAATCTGCTGAGGTACAACCGCGTTTCCTAAGAATCTCAATCTATCTTCGTCCAATCTTGTGGCAGTCCCATCATCCATTCCACAAATTGCGGGTTTATTTTCTTCCCAATATGTTCCGGAAAGTGTTCCCCGATTGATCCCGGTAGTGTTTTCCCATGTTTCCCATTTGCTTCTGAAGGGCACAACTCTCGGATCGGTTTGTAATTTTGACTTGTCGTTGGAGTGGCCAACAATAAATGTCCGGTATCTTTGATGCGGCGCGCCGACACTGACAGCCGGAAATACAAACGTCCTTGTCGAGTAGTTTTCTTCTTCCAAGTCGGAGAGCACGGTGTCCAAGCCCATCGTGACGTGTCCAGCAACATTTTCTCCAACAAACCAAGTGGGCCGGAGTTCTTTAATAAGTCGGAAGACTTCTGGCCATAACCATCTTTCGTCTTCTGCACCTCTTCGCTTCCCAACAAGACTTTCTCCCTGACAGGGATATCCTGCTGAAATAACTCCAATTGAATCAACGTCAACACCTCCATCTATTAATGATTGTTTCATAAGTTTATATAAATCCGGGAAAATAGGAATGTTAGGATAGTTCTTTCTAAGTACTTTTTGATTGAACTCCTCTATTTCACAAAAGGCTGCTGTATCAATTCCAGCCCAATCCGCTGCCATACTTATTCCTGCAATTCCCGAACACAAATCTAACATTTTCAGTCCAGATTCCTTACTTCTGTACATAAACCCAACTCATCCTAATATCCATTTTCTTGTCTCTCGAAGTTTTCGGCATTCTTCTCCTTATAAGAATCAATAACATCCTCATAGGTAAATCCATACAAATAGCAAATACGGAAGAAGATGCCAAACGCTCGTCTTAAATGTCCCATTGTTGTGGTTAAATCTCTGTACTGACACCATGCCCTTTTTGCAGTCAACACATCTTGCATATACCATTCGAACAACATATTTACATTGCTTGTATCTTTTCTCATAATTGATTGCATACTGAACGATGGAATAAGTTCATGTCTCCATGTACATTTATCTAATTCAATTACAATGTTCATGAGAAAGTGGAGACCATCAATTAACTCTTCTAATAGTCCATTCTTAGGAACTCCAAATCCTGTACTCCACATCTTAAATGCTCGAGTTTCATTCCATGCTTCACTGATCTCCACTAGTAATGCACGAAACAACATATCCATTTTGTCATTTCCTTTATATCCAATTCGTTTATCCAGTTCTTTTTGCATTTCAAATAGTTCCGTAATATCAAAGTTTTGTTTCTTCTCTTCAGATGTAATTGTGTGTAACTGAATCATTATAAGTTCACTCCAAGTTTGTATTTTAGTAAGAATATAGTCACACCGATTAAAAGCCAGCTGACTAAGATAATTGCCATTTCCTTTTTAAAGCTCACTCTTCTCCCTCCAACATTTCCACTAACTCCTCAAACGAGCATTCGAACAAATCTCGAAGCCCGTCCTTGGATTTATAAATACCTCTATCAATCAGTTGATCTATGATGTGTTGATGCAAAACTACCCCACCATGTCCTCGACACAAAATTGTAATTCCATACTTTTTACTGGAAAGTATTTTACTGGAGTATCTTTTTCATTAATTGCTACACAACCTAAAACACCCTCAAATTTGTTATCCTCAGTCTGAACAACTACCTTATATAGGACATCTTCACGTTCACAAATGTCACCTAATTTAAACTCGTCCATTTTACGATCCTTCTTATAGAACACCATGAAACGCTCAAATTCTTCTAACTCTTCATCTGTTGCCTTTCGGAATGTACGTCCCTGATATCTTTTGAAAGAACATCCATTTTCATAGAAACGATATTCTCCTACTTTTAACCCCATGATTAAGTAATACTTAGTTTGAGTCTCTTCTTTTAAAATTCCGTACCATTTCCCATTTGAGCTTTCCATTACAAACATTTCGCCGTACTCTAAATTCAATGGCTTCTCATAATCTACAAACTCGTTTTCAAAAAAGAAGTTCATACCGATTGCAGATGGTACAATACGCTGACTACTAATTCCAAAAACTTCATGCTTCCCTTTTTTTAATGTGTGTGCAAAAAAATCATTCTTTTCTTTAATCCAATTCGTTTTCATTCTTTCAATCGCTTCAAATCCTGTATATGTTTTCATTGTTTCCCCTTCGCTTTCTTTAACATTTCTTCAATCCGTTTTCCCGTAGTATTTTTATAGTCCTCACATGACCATTCAGCGTTGTTTGTCGGAGATGGTGTAAATAACATTCCCCAACTACCAACGCTTGAAATATGGACATCAAGACGAATTACAGTAATGGTCATATTAGTTCGTCTCCCATTTAAAAAGGTAACTTTCTTTTCCGCTTATCTCTTGTATACTTAAACTCAATATGTCTGTATGTATTGAACATACGTGACGTAATACGTTCGTCGTAAGCTTTCATCACAGCTTCACCTGTTAGGTTTGTTGTAATGATCGTTTTCTTTCCCTGTCTTCCATCAAAGACTTTAAACAGTACACGATTCACAAATGCAGTCGCCTTCGGATCAGCAGCATCCATATCACCTAACTCAGCACCCAAATCATCAATGACTAATAAATCTGCACTAATTAGTAAATTAACAATGCTATGCTCAGATTCCTCAGATTGACCATTGAACGTAGAACTTATGTAGTCAAATAGTTCTGATACAGAAACATAAAGAACCGTTCCTGCGCTATTCTCATTCATTTCATGAGCAATTGAATAAGCAAGATGACTTTTACCAGCACCCACTTTTCCTACTAGAATTAAATTAAACCTCACATCATCCAAGTAATCTTCAAGTGCTCGTTTTGCTAAGGTGTAATTCTTTTCATCCTCTTCACAATCAGATTTAAAAGTTGAGAATCTAGCAAGTTTAATTGTTTCATCTTTAATCAAGCTCTTATCGTAAAACATACTTTTACGTTTTCTCTGTTCCTTCTCATCTCGAAATACATTCATTTCAGCTTCTAACTTATGATTGTCTTCCGCCAACTTACATACCGGACAAACTACTTCACCATTTATCTTCATGAATCGAACAGTACGTTTTCGTTCTTTTTTACAAACCTCACAAGTATCAGAAAGGAAGATCATCTTCTTCGAAAGGGTCTTTGCTATATCTGTTACCTTTACTAGAGCCATGTTTTCCTTCCACCTTTCCTTGTTGTAAATAGCCTTCAAACTTTGTGCCAAATAATGTTTCTGGTCTTAGATACTTTGCTTGTTCTGTTCTTAGCCATTCTTTAGCTTTTGTATCAATCACAGTTTTGAAGTTATCCACAGTGAATCCTTCTACTAATCTAGTTTTAATCAATGTTTGTGTTTTCTTAGATGTTAAACGGTAACTACTACCACACACGTCGTTGAGATAGTTTACTATCTCGACTATATATTCTTTAATCTCTGATGTAGTCTCTGTGTTAGTCTCTGGTATTGGTTTACCCAAATTGGGTACATCCATTTGCCCATTTTGGGTAGACCGTCTACCCAAGTTGGGTACATCGTTTGTGGATTCTAACAAACGGAGTTTTTCATAATTAATGGAATACCATTTCGTCTTATCAAACTTAGCTCGATTATAATTACCTATAACAAGTAGCTGTTCATCTTCTAAATTCTTTACAATACGTCTAATGGTATTCTCACTCCAAAACGGAAATTGTTTAACCCATTCTGCCACACTGTTATATACCCAGTTTCTTTCATCATAAAAATGCTTAGATCTATTTAGCCAATAATGTATCTGTTGTAGAAATATCGCCTCATTTAAACCAATTCTGCTTGCCAGTCCTGGAAGAACAAGTAATGGTTCTTCATGAATTAATAAATTACTCATCTCTTCACCTTCCTCATAACAACTTCATAATAAAATCCACGGTCACGATCCATTACAAGGCAACCTTTAAACAGATGAGGATTTTCATCATTTCTATGTTTAATTGTTTCTAACACCTTTCGAATAGGGAATAAATAATCAAACCCTTCATTCTCTAAACGACGACAGCGCTTAAGTAATTCAGATAACCTTTTATCACGTAAATACCGAGTACCTAAGCTCCTATTCAAAGCTATTGGCATTGAACCATCTCTTACTATCGTTTTCATTTCGGTCACCCACCTATTGTGCTTGCTGTTGCTTTTCTTTCGCTTCGTTTAACCACGATGTTATTGTTTTTTGTAACTGAGATGCTTGTTGCACTGTCATTCCTTTGAAAGTTTGAATTCCTAATGACTGTTTTACAGTATTTTTTGTTTCTTCAAATGGCATGTTATACACTTCTGATAACTCTCTAATTTGCACATGAATTGCTTTTATTCTTTGTTCATTTGCAATTTCTGTCTGTCTAGCTTGCTCCTGTTGTGGAACGTTATCTAGTTGCTTAGCTGCTTGTTTTGGTTCATCATCTTGTGGAATATCTTCACCCGAATAGATGTATAAACCTAATCCGTGTAGTGCAATGGCTTTTGCTAGACACCTTTGAATCGAGGTGTTTATTTGAAATGACGTAGGTTTTGCGATTGGCTTATTATAGTTATCCAATACAGGATGAATTTGCGAACGTGTGATGTTATTTACCGTTACTTCAACTTCTACAAAGTACCCAACTTCTGTTTTCATATAAGGTAATCCATCAAATCTAACAACTTGCCATGTAGCATCAGGATGTTTTTTCAATAGTTGGTCTACAGCCCATGACCAACTCAGATAACTAAAACGGCCCTTCTTCTCTACATGCTTACTAACGTCAATAGATGCTAATTCTGCAAAGTAATTTTTAATCTCATTCATCGGATTCTCACACTCTCACCTTGTTTTAATGAAATACCATCCCACTTCATGCCATTCTTAATCGCTAATAATAACGCTTTTTTATCTACCTTCGGATTCTGCGGAATCATGTATTCTGGTGGAATAATTGCATCCTCTGCAATATCTAAACTTGCTGGATTCTTTTGAATGCCTACTGTTATCAATGCACCTTTAATCCGCTTTTTATTCACAGCAACCATCTGATGATATAAATAGTCCTTAATATTTTTACAGCTGTTCTCAAAAGACTTACGACGTTCAGCCAAGCGATTTTCTTCTCCTTTAATCACTTCAACTTGTGCTTCTATATTACGAATCAATAACGCTGCACCTTGTACTTTATCTTTAATTGCTTCACTGATTGATTGAAGTGTATCGTTAATTACCTCTGGATCTACCCCGTCTTCAATCATTTGCTGTAATTGATTGAAGTTACTTGTTAATTCGTAGAGTTTCATAGTTTTATAGCCTCCTAAAATGGCATACTGCCATACGGTTTATTCGTTAATACGGTAATCACATAATCTATATCTAACTTTCTACAGATATCTGCTTCCTTTGCGGATATAAGTTTCAAGCTACTTACAGCTTTTTCAACCTGCTTTTGTAGTAATTGATTTTCTATTGTCTCTTCCACGTAATCACCCCATGTGATATACTGACTTTGGATTTGTTTTTTAATGGAACCCACTGCCATGGGTTTCTTTTTATTTATACAAAACCTTTTGAATAACATCCTCTTTAATGCCAACCTCTCGCATACGCTCTACAACGTGCTGAACTCTATCATTTTCTTTCTTTTTAAATATCAATTCCTTTAATTGCTTATCACACTCTTTTGCCTTTTCTCCACATGCCTCATACTCTTTACAAGCCTCATAGAATTCTTTCGTTTTACCCTCTACGTTTTTCTTACTTGCAATACGAGTTAACAAAAATTGATTCTTTATGTAGTTCTCCTTCTTATTACGTAAAGATTTCGCTAACTCCGCATC
This genomic window from Bacillus anthracis str. Vollum contains:
- a CDS encoding DUF1492 domain-containing protein gives rise to the protein MREIKIPQLNENATKKKVLIAFAIYRSFIKNKNKTKDRIDYINDMNVALQKLVNKEDKKIIQEYMLREKVNRFRVIRELNISEGSYYRIRNKAFYNFAYVFGIAVEKE
- a CDS encoding dUTP diphosphatase, translated to MIQLHTITSEEKKQNFDITELFEMQKELDKRIGYKGNDKMDMLFRALLVEISEAWNETRAFKMWSTGFGVPKNGLLEELIDGLHFLMNIVIELDKCTWRHELIPSFSMQSIMRKDTSNVNMLFEWYMQDVLTAKRAWCQYRDLTTTMGHLRRAFGIFFRICYLYGFTYEDVIDSYKEKNAENFERQENGY
- a CDS encoding DUF1071 domain-containing protein; amino-acid sequence: MNEIKNYFAELASIDVSKHVEKKGRFSYLSWSWAVDQLLKKHPDATWQVVRFDGLPYMKTEVGYFVEVEVTVNNITRSQIHPVLDNYNKPIAKPTSFQINTSIQRCLAKAIALHGLGLYIYSGEDIPQDDEPKQAAKQLDNVPQQEQARQTEIANEQRIKAIHVQIRELSEVYNMPFEETKNTVKQSLGIQTFKGMTVQQASQLQKTITSWLNEAKEKQQQAQ
- the thyX gene encoding FAD-dependent thymidylate synthase, which encodes MDVKLLAHTQLSEEFVNYLSVVFGIGDEGFDPTHGQVVALSAIRTCYSPNKPSRIVSLEGEKYFKGKATDGKGGKEVDRLIRHIVGSGHASTLEHLTYTFAVEGVSRALLAQLTRHRVGFSYSVQSQRYVRMGSNDKIGGFDYVVPETVKAKGEQVVNAYNEMMYKLQSGYDLLRTLGIPAEDARSVLPNAAATNLVLTVNLRGLLDFYNKRRKGKGAQAEIAELAEQLRQEVVKVEKWVDEFFWKWKVTEV
- a CDS encoding ATP-binding protein encodes the protein MALVKVTDIAKTLSKKMIFLSDTCEVCKKERKRTVRFMKINGEVVCPVCKLAEDNHKLEAEMNVFRDEKEQRKRKSMFYDKSLIKDETIKLARFSTFKSDCEEDEKNYTLAKRALEDYLDDVRFNLILVGKVGAGKSHLAYSIAHEMNENSAGTVLYVSVSELFDYISSTFNGQSEESEHSIVNLLISADLLVIDDLGAELGDMDAADPKATAFVNRVLFKVFDGRQGKKTIITTNLTGEAVMKAYDERITSRMFNTYRHIEFKYTRDKRKRKLPF
- a CDS encoding siphovirus Gp157 family protein, which gives rise to MKLYELTSNFNQLQQMIEDGVDPEVINDTLQSISEAIKDKVQGAALLIRNIEAQVEVIKGEENRLAERRKSFENSCKNIKDYLYHQMVAVNKKRIKGALITVGIQKNPASLDIAEDAIIPPEYMIPQNPKVDKKALLLAIKNGMKWDGISLKQGESVRIR
- a CDS encoding Fur-regulated basic protein FbpA; this translates as MCRGHGGVVLHQHIIDQLIDRGIYKSKDGLRDLFECSFEELVEMLEGEE
- a CDS encoding DNA cytosine methyltransferase, which produces MYRSKESGLKMLDLCSGIAGISMAADWAGIDTAAFCEIEEFNQKVLRKNYPNIPIFPDLYKLMKQSLIDGGVDVDSIGVISAGYPCQGESLVGKRRGAEDERWLWPEVFRLIKELRPTWFVGENVAGHVTMGLDTVLSDLEEENYSTRTFVFPAVSVGAPHQRYRTFIVGHSNDKSKLQTDPRVVPFRSKWETWENTTGINRGTLSGTYWEENKPAICGMDDGTATRLDEDRLRFLGNAVVPQQIYPIFEAIAKIEGLL
- a CDS encoding conserved phage C-terminal domain-containing protein, with protein sequence MSNLLIHEEPLLVLPGLASRIGLNEAIFLQQIHYWLNRSKHFYDERNWVYNSVAEWVKQFPFWSENTIRRIVKNLEDEQLLVIGNYNRAKFDKTKWYSINYEKLRLLESTNDVPNLGRRSTQNGQMDVPNLGKPIPETNTETTSEIKEYIVEIVNYLNDVCGSSYRLTSKKTQTLIKTRLVEGFTVDNFKTVIDTKAKEWLRTEQAKYLRPETLFGTKFEGYLQQGKVEGKHGSSKGNRYSKDPFEEDDLPF